In Seriola aureovittata isolate HTS-2021-v1 ecotype China chromosome 17, ASM2101889v1, whole genome shotgun sequence, a genomic segment contains:
- the srebf2 gene encoding sterol regulatory element-binding protein 2 isoform X2 translates to MDTGEYMETMDPTLAELGDEFTLGDIDEMLQFVSNQVGDFPDLFEDQMTPAGSLQSGVASVTPRPAIQTPQTPQTPQAPTAVAYQSSSVNLAASQTLSPQSLPLTPPLTPAQTPSPATASAPQQMTRSPPLLQPRPQVQAIQPQPQQTAQPTIQMHTQGIPMQTQSFPVHTIVQTHSQTPLPIQTQAAQTVMIASNGGQSRFIQNPVICHQSPTSGFQVLQPQMQSIMTSQQLQPVTFQHQRVLTPTGQTIQTLSTAPTTVHTVQQQVQQVPVLVQQPQILKTDSLVLTTLKPDGTQVLSTMQSPTGITTLTTPIQNTALQVPTLMSSNILTTVPVVMGGGDKLPIKQLQPGSSHCANGARSNVDQGQMTAGGVGPGGVVKEGERRTTHNIIEKRYRSSINDKIVELRDLVMGNDAKMHKSGVLRKAIDYIKYLQQVNHKLRQENLALKMANQKNKPVTLSEDVELKQEIVMMSPPASDSGSGSPHQFSPYCVDSEPGSPLLDHDQVKSEPDSPGSVGVMDRSRLLLCALTFFCLSLNPLPSLLGSEASGSHGLSTGHGPSRTLVWFPSHTQDFASWLRCLLPWVMVWVLSGVGAVWGCVRVLYLWEPVTPLHSPKSVSFWRHRKQADLHLNRGDYTAAMASLETCLSVLTRALPSTTLDLVCSLSWNLIRYCLHRPTPLGWLVHQVRGKHEGEEARTSAKDAALVYHRLSQLQLTGKLPQRSSLWALSLSLSAVNLSESAQGKMAPAQLTQIYVTAATALRTVLGHHLSCLPGYLLSCAESVASQSDTKPIPDCLRWLFTPLGRQFFLSCDWSVKSESSDGVYTSQRDSADPIAQLHRCFCRKLLERAVHTLIQPQSDSDAGKRKNDSGEFSSALEFLQLLNSCTEDSPSPPPPFSTPPNHTTTPVGDPVSRWWALVLKAAVHWLQGDDVAVRSLLAEAERMPRALHTLDHPLPKAVLLLCKAVQMSLSPLKGEGAVACLSHCDRASSYLRSSISVPLTQSGNWLNKGVELLVCDLLLTLRTSLWQRGGSSNGEPGPAPGSQLAGFQRDLSALRKLTQCHRQAQHKVFLHETTVRLMAGASPTRTHQLLEHNLRRRTHSSYTAGECVVGERERAHAILLACRHLPMPLLTPPGHRARLLAEAKRTLERVGDRRSLQDCQQILLRLSGGTTIAAS, encoded by the exons ATGGACACCGGGGAGTACATGGAGACCATGGACCCGACTTTAGCGGAATTAGGGGACGAATTCACCTTGGGAGACATCGACG agatgctgcagtttgtcagcaACCAGGTGGGGGACTTCCCGGACTTGTTTGAGGACCAGATGACCCCCGCAGGCTCCCTACAGAGTGGCGTTGCTAGCGTTACCCCGCGTCCCGCCATTCAAACCCCTCAAACCCCCCAAACTCCCCAGGCACCAACCGCTGTTGCCTACCAGAGCTCCAGCGTTAACCTCGCCGCCTCCCAGACACTGTCTCCCCAGTCTTtacccctcacccctcccctcactcCCGCCCAGACCCCCTCCCCCGCCACCGCCTCAGCACCGCAGCAGATGACCCGCAGCCCTCCGCTCCTTCAGCCACGGCCTCAGGTCCAAGCCATCCAGCCTCAGCCCCAGCAGACGGCTCAGCCTACCATCCAG ATGCACACCCAGGGGATCCCCATGCAGACCCAGAGCTTCCCGGTCCACACCATAGTTCAGACCCACAGCCAGACGCCCCTTCCCATCCAGACCCAGGCGGCCCAAACTGTGATGATTGCCTCCAACGGCGGGCAGTCACGTTTCATCCAGAACCCGGTCATCTGCCATCAGAGCCCCACTTCTGGTTTCCAAG TCCTCCAACCGCAGATGCAGAGcatcatgacatcacagcagctccagcCGGTGACTTTTCAGCATCAGCGTGTTCTGACTCCAACAGGTCAAACCATCCAGACTCTCTCCACAGCCCCGACCACAGTCCACACTGTGCAACAGCAGGTGCAGCAAGTACCG GTTCTGGTCCAGCAGCCTCAGATTCTGAAGACAGATTCTCTGGTTCTCACAACACTTAAACCAGACGGCACCCAGGTGCTGTCCACCATGCAGAGCCCCACAGGGATCACCACTTTGACCACGCCCATCCAGAACACAGCCCTGCAAGTCCCG ACGCTGATGAGCAGCAACATCCTGACCACCGTCCCCGTAGTgatgggaggaggagacaagCTGCCGATCAAGCAGCTACAGCCAGGCTCCTCCCACTGCGCAAACGGAGCCAGATCGAACGTCGACCAGGGCCAGATGACGGCAGGAGGAGTGGGCCCGGGAGGAGTCGTGAAGGAGGGCGAGAGGAGGACGACCCACAACATCATTGAGAAGAGGTATCGGTCCTCCATCAACGACAAAATCGTGGAGCTCAGAGACCTGGTGATGGGCAACGACGCAAAG ATGCATAAATCAGGCGTGCTGAGGAAGGCCATTGACTACATTAAATACCTGCAACAGGTCAACCACAAGCTGCGACAGGAGAACCTGGCCCTTAAAATGGCAAACCAGAAGAACA agCCGGTGACGCTGTCCGAAGATGTGGAGCTCAAACAGGAAatagtgatgatgtcacctccAGCCTCGGACTCTGGTTCCGGTTCGCCTCACCAATTCTCCCCTTACTGTGTCGACTCGGAGCCGGGCAGCCCCTTACTGGATCACGATCAG gTGAAGAGTGAGCCAGATTCTCCCGGCTCTGTTGGAGTGATGGATCGCTCTCGACTGCTTCTCTGCGCCCTGACCTTCTTCTGCCTGTCCCTGAACCCGCTGCCGTCTCTCCTGGGCTCCGAAGCCTCAGGGAGCCACGGCCTGTCCACGGGTCACGGTCCATCCAGAACACTTGTCTGGTTCCCGAGTCACACGCAGGACTTCG CATCCTGGCTGCGGTGCCTGTTGCCGTGGGTGATGGTGTGGGTGCTGAGCGGGGTGGGAGCGGTGTGGGGCTGTGTAAGGGTGCTCTATCTGTGGGAGCCCGTCACACCCCTTCACTCCCCGAAATCTGTGTCCTTCTGGAGGCATCGCAAACAAGCCGACCTGCATCTCAACAGG GGAGATTACACAGCAGCAATGGCCAGTTTAGAGACCTGCTTGTCCGTCTTGACCAGGGCTCTTCCATCAACCACTCTCGACCTGGTTTGCTCACTGTCCTGGAATCTGATTCGCTACTGCTTGCATCGTCCGACTCCCTTGGGTTGGCTGGTTCACCAGGTCAGAGGAAAGCATGAGGGGGAGGAGGCTAGGACCAGTGCGAAGGACGCAGCGCTGGTTTACCACCGGCTGAGCCAGCTGCAACTCACAG gAAAGCTGCCTCAGCGTAGCAGCCTGTGggctttgtctctctctctcagtgctGTCAACCTCAGCGAAAGCGCCCAAGGCAAGATGGCTCCCGCCCAGCTCACCCAGATCTATGTCACTGCAGCGACAGCCCTGCGCACCGTGCTGGGCCACCACCTCTCCTGCCTGCCT GGTTACCTGTTGAGCTGTGCGGAGAGTGTGGCCAGCCAATCAGACACCAAGCCCATCCCTGACTGCCTGCGTTGGCTCTTCACTCCATTGGGCAGGCAGTTCTTCctgagctgtgattggtcagtgaaGTCGGAGAGCAGCGACGGCGTGTACACTTCTCAGAGAGACTCAG CTGACCCCATCGCCCAGCTGCACCGCTGTTTCTGCAGGAAGCTCTTGGAGAGAGCCGTTCACACCCTCATCCAGCCGCAGAGCGACTCTGACGCAGGCAAACGCAAGAACGACTCTGG ggAGTTTTCCAGTGCCCTGGAGTTCCTCCAGTTGTTGAACAGCTGCACAGAGGactctccttcccctcctcctcccttctcgACTCCTCCCAATCACACCACCACTCCAG TGGGCGACCCAGTGAGTCGCTGGTGGGCTTTGGTCCTGAAGGCCGCCGTGCATTGGCTGCAGGGCGATGATGTCGCAGTGAGGTCACTGTTGGCGGAGGCGGAGCGGATGCCGAGGGCTCTACACACTCTTGA CCACCCTCTTCCTaaagctgtgctgctgctttgcaaAGCGGTTCAGATGAGTCTGTCGCCTCTGAAGGGAGAAGGAGCAGTAGCCTGCCTGTCCCACTGCGACAGAGCCAGCAGCTACCTGCGCTCCAGCATCTCGGTGCCGCTCACCCAGTCCGGGAACTGGCTGAACAAG GGGGTGGAGCTCCTGGTCTGTGACCTTCTGCTGACCTTGAGGACCAGTTTATGGCAGCGGGGGGGCAGCAGTAATGGAGAACCTGGCCCGGCACCTGGGTCCCAGTTGGCCGGTTTCCAGAGGGACCTCAGTGCGCTGAGAAAGCTCACACAGTGCCACAGACAGGCGCAACACAAG GTGTTTCTTCATGAGACCACAGTGAGGCTGATGGCGGGAGCCAGTCCCACGAGGACACACCAGCTGCTGGAGCACAACCTCCGACGCAGGACACACAGCTCCTACACAGCTG GTGAGTGTGTCGTgggcgagagggagagagctcaTGCCATCCTGCTGGCGTGCCGCCACCTGCCCATGCCGCTGCTAACCCCGCCCGGGCACCGGGCGCGCCTGCTGGCCGAGGCCAAGCGTACCCTGGAGCGGGTGGGAGACCGCCGGTCCCTGCAGGACTGTCAGCAGATTTTGCTGCGCCTCAGTGGAGGCACAACCATCGCAGcctcctga
- the srebf2 gene encoding sterol regulatory element-binding protein 2 isoform X1 — protein sequence MDTGEYMETMDPTLAELGDEFTLGDIDEMLQFVSNQVGDFPDLFEDQMTPAGSLQSGVASVTPRPAIQTPQTPQTPQAPTAVAYQSSSVNLAASQTLSPQSLPLTPPLTPAQTPSPATASAPQQMTRSPPLLQPRPQVQAIQPQPQQTAQPTIQMHTQGIPMQTQSFPVHTIVQTHSQTPLPIQTQAAQTVMIASNGGQSRFIQNPVICHQSPTSGFQVLQPQMQSIMTSQQLQPVTFQHQRVLTPTGQTIQTLSTAPTTVHTVQQQVQQVPVLVQQPQILKTDSLVLTTLKPDGTQVLSTMQSPTGITTLTTPIQNTALQVPTLMSSNILTTVPVVMGGGDKLPIKQLQPGSSHCANGARSNVDQGQMTAGGVGPGGVVKEGERRTTHNIIEKRYRSSINDKIVELRDLVMGNDAKMHKSGVLRKAIDYIKYLQQVNHKLRQENLALKMANQKNKPVTLSEDVELKQEIVMMSPPASDSGSGSPHQFSPYCVDSEPGSPLLDHDQVKSEPDSPGSVGVMDRSRLLLCALTFFCLSLNPLPSLLGSEASGSHGLSTGHGPSRTLVWFPSHTQDFASWLRCLLPWVMVWVLSGVGAVWGCVRVLYLWEPVTPLHSPKSVSFWRHRKQADLHLNRGDYTAAMASLETCLSVLTRALPSTTLDLVCSLSWNLIRYCLHRPTPLGWLVHQVRGKHEGEEARTSAKDAALVYHRLSQLQLTGKLPQRSSLWALSLSLSAVNLSESAQGKMAPAQLTQIYVTAATALRTVLGHHLSCLPGYLLSCAESVASQSDTKPIPDCLRWLFTPLGRQFFLSCDWSVKSESSDGVYTSQRDSADPIAQLHRCFCRKLLERAVHTLIQPQSDSDAGKRKNDSGEFSSALEFLQLLNSCTEDSPSPPPPFSTPPNHTTTPVGDPVSRWWALVLKAAVHWLQGDDVAVRSLLAEAERMPRALHTLDHPLPKAVLLLCKAVQMSLSPLKGEGAVACLSHCDRASSYLRSSISVPLTQSGNWLNKGVELLVCDLLLTLRTSLWQRGGSSNGEPGPAPGSQLAGFQRDLSALRKLTQCHRQAQHKVFLHETTVRLMAGASPTRTHQLLEHNLRRRTHSSYTAEGECVVGERERAHAILLACRHLPMPLLTPPGHRARLLAEAKRTLERVGDRRSLQDCQQILLRLSGGTTIAAS from the exons ATGGACACCGGGGAGTACATGGAGACCATGGACCCGACTTTAGCGGAATTAGGGGACGAATTCACCTTGGGAGACATCGACG agatgctgcagtttgtcagcaACCAGGTGGGGGACTTCCCGGACTTGTTTGAGGACCAGATGACCCCCGCAGGCTCCCTACAGAGTGGCGTTGCTAGCGTTACCCCGCGTCCCGCCATTCAAACCCCTCAAACCCCCCAAACTCCCCAGGCACCAACCGCTGTTGCCTACCAGAGCTCCAGCGTTAACCTCGCCGCCTCCCAGACACTGTCTCCCCAGTCTTtacccctcacccctcccctcactcCCGCCCAGACCCCCTCCCCCGCCACCGCCTCAGCACCGCAGCAGATGACCCGCAGCCCTCCGCTCCTTCAGCCACGGCCTCAGGTCCAAGCCATCCAGCCTCAGCCCCAGCAGACGGCTCAGCCTACCATCCAG ATGCACACCCAGGGGATCCCCATGCAGACCCAGAGCTTCCCGGTCCACACCATAGTTCAGACCCACAGCCAGACGCCCCTTCCCATCCAGACCCAGGCGGCCCAAACTGTGATGATTGCCTCCAACGGCGGGCAGTCACGTTTCATCCAGAACCCGGTCATCTGCCATCAGAGCCCCACTTCTGGTTTCCAAG TCCTCCAACCGCAGATGCAGAGcatcatgacatcacagcagctccagcCGGTGACTTTTCAGCATCAGCGTGTTCTGACTCCAACAGGTCAAACCATCCAGACTCTCTCCACAGCCCCGACCACAGTCCACACTGTGCAACAGCAGGTGCAGCAAGTACCG GTTCTGGTCCAGCAGCCTCAGATTCTGAAGACAGATTCTCTGGTTCTCACAACACTTAAACCAGACGGCACCCAGGTGCTGTCCACCATGCAGAGCCCCACAGGGATCACCACTTTGACCACGCCCATCCAGAACACAGCCCTGCAAGTCCCG ACGCTGATGAGCAGCAACATCCTGACCACCGTCCCCGTAGTgatgggaggaggagacaagCTGCCGATCAAGCAGCTACAGCCAGGCTCCTCCCACTGCGCAAACGGAGCCAGATCGAACGTCGACCAGGGCCAGATGACGGCAGGAGGAGTGGGCCCGGGAGGAGTCGTGAAGGAGGGCGAGAGGAGGACGACCCACAACATCATTGAGAAGAGGTATCGGTCCTCCATCAACGACAAAATCGTGGAGCTCAGAGACCTGGTGATGGGCAACGACGCAAAG ATGCATAAATCAGGCGTGCTGAGGAAGGCCATTGACTACATTAAATACCTGCAACAGGTCAACCACAAGCTGCGACAGGAGAACCTGGCCCTTAAAATGGCAAACCAGAAGAACA agCCGGTGACGCTGTCCGAAGATGTGGAGCTCAAACAGGAAatagtgatgatgtcacctccAGCCTCGGACTCTGGTTCCGGTTCGCCTCACCAATTCTCCCCTTACTGTGTCGACTCGGAGCCGGGCAGCCCCTTACTGGATCACGATCAG gTGAAGAGTGAGCCAGATTCTCCCGGCTCTGTTGGAGTGATGGATCGCTCTCGACTGCTTCTCTGCGCCCTGACCTTCTTCTGCCTGTCCCTGAACCCGCTGCCGTCTCTCCTGGGCTCCGAAGCCTCAGGGAGCCACGGCCTGTCCACGGGTCACGGTCCATCCAGAACACTTGTCTGGTTCCCGAGTCACACGCAGGACTTCG CATCCTGGCTGCGGTGCCTGTTGCCGTGGGTGATGGTGTGGGTGCTGAGCGGGGTGGGAGCGGTGTGGGGCTGTGTAAGGGTGCTCTATCTGTGGGAGCCCGTCACACCCCTTCACTCCCCGAAATCTGTGTCCTTCTGGAGGCATCGCAAACAAGCCGACCTGCATCTCAACAGG GGAGATTACACAGCAGCAATGGCCAGTTTAGAGACCTGCTTGTCCGTCTTGACCAGGGCTCTTCCATCAACCACTCTCGACCTGGTTTGCTCACTGTCCTGGAATCTGATTCGCTACTGCTTGCATCGTCCGACTCCCTTGGGTTGGCTGGTTCACCAGGTCAGAGGAAAGCATGAGGGGGAGGAGGCTAGGACCAGTGCGAAGGACGCAGCGCTGGTTTACCACCGGCTGAGCCAGCTGCAACTCACAG gAAAGCTGCCTCAGCGTAGCAGCCTGTGggctttgtctctctctctcagtgctGTCAACCTCAGCGAAAGCGCCCAAGGCAAGATGGCTCCCGCCCAGCTCACCCAGATCTATGTCACTGCAGCGACAGCCCTGCGCACCGTGCTGGGCCACCACCTCTCCTGCCTGCCT GGTTACCTGTTGAGCTGTGCGGAGAGTGTGGCCAGCCAATCAGACACCAAGCCCATCCCTGACTGCCTGCGTTGGCTCTTCACTCCATTGGGCAGGCAGTTCTTCctgagctgtgattggtcagtgaaGTCGGAGAGCAGCGACGGCGTGTACACTTCTCAGAGAGACTCAG CTGACCCCATCGCCCAGCTGCACCGCTGTTTCTGCAGGAAGCTCTTGGAGAGAGCCGTTCACACCCTCATCCAGCCGCAGAGCGACTCTGACGCAGGCAAACGCAAGAACGACTCTGG ggAGTTTTCCAGTGCCCTGGAGTTCCTCCAGTTGTTGAACAGCTGCACAGAGGactctccttcccctcctcctcccttctcgACTCCTCCCAATCACACCACCACTCCAG TGGGCGACCCAGTGAGTCGCTGGTGGGCTTTGGTCCTGAAGGCCGCCGTGCATTGGCTGCAGGGCGATGATGTCGCAGTGAGGTCACTGTTGGCGGAGGCGGAGCGGATGCCGAGGGCTCTACACACTCTTGA CCACCCTCTTCCTaaagctgtgctgctgctttgcaaAGCGGTTCAGATGAGTCTGTCGCCTCTGAAGGGAGAAGGAGCAGTAGCCTGCCTGTCCCACTGCGACAGAGCCAGCAGCTACCTGCGCTCCAGCATCTCGGTGCCGCTCACCCAGTCCGGGAACTGGCTGAACAAG GGGGTGGAGCTCCTGGTCTGTGACCTTCTGCTGACCTTGAGGACCAGTTTATGGCAGCGGGGGGGCAGCAGTAATGGAGAACCTGGCCCGGCACCTGGGTCCCAGTTGGCCGGTTTCCAGAGGGACCTCAGTGCGCTGAGAAAGCTCACACAGTGCCACAGACAGGCGCAACACAAG GTGTTTCTTCATGAGACCACAGTGAGGCTGATGGCGGGAGCCAGTCCCACGAGGACACACCAGCTGCTGGAGCACAACCTCCGACGCAGGACACACAGCTCCTACACAGCTG aagGTGAGTGTGTCGTgggcgagagggagagagctcaTGCCATCCTGCTGGCGTGCCGCCACCTGCCCATGCCGCTGCTAACCCCGCCCGGGCACCGGGCGCGCCTGCTGGCCGAGGCCAAGCGTACCCTGGAGCGGGTGGGAGACCGCCGGTCCCTGCAGGACTGTCAGCAGATTTTGCTGCGCCTCAGTGGAGGCACAACCATCGCAGcctcctga